In Halobacillus amylolyticus, the following proteins share a genomic window:
- the mutY gene encoding A/G-specific adenine glycosylase, producing MKVEERVPQIVEHFNQEQFKDQLINWFKREQRTLPWRENQDPYRVWVSEIMLQQTRVDTVIPYFNHFMTLFPTPYDLAVADEQTVLKSWEGLGYYSRARNLQNAVREVVQSYEGIVPDEKQELKKLKGVGPYTLGAILSIAYDQPEPAVDGNVMRVLSRILHIEDDIAKAGTRKLFEALINEIISAENPSAFNQGLMELGALICTPKSPSCLLCPVQDHCHAFAKGIEEELPIKSSKKKQKKVPYLALVIENQDGDILIEKRSNEGLLASMWQYPMVPLADVDKKDMKHWFFGEYGLKIELGSSIDHVKHVFSHLIWEMEVVRATIVEGELDRQNARFVSKDKIDTFPYPVSHQKIHRHLL from the coding sequence ATGAAAGTAGAAGAAAGAGTCCCTCAAATAGTAGAACATTTCAATCAGGAACAATTCAAGGATCAGTTAATTAATTGGTTTAAAAGAGAGCAACGAACACTTCCGTGGAGAGAAAATCAAGACCCCTATCGTGTCTGGGTATCAGAAATTATGCTCCAACAGACACGTGTTGATACAGTAATTCCATATTTTAATCATTTTATGACCCTTTTTCCCACTCCTTATGATTTGGCTGTGGCAGATGAACAGACTGTATTAAAGTCATGGGAAGGGTTAGGTTACTATTCCCGAGCGCGCAATCTGCAAAACGCTGTTCGTGAAGTTGTTCAAAGTTATGAAGGGATCGTGCCAGATGAGAAGCAAGAACTAAAAAAATTAAAAGGCGTAGGTCCTTATACACTAGGAGCCATCCTAAGTATTGCCTATGATCAACCAGAACCTGCAGTTGATGGCAACGTCATGCGTGTTTTATCCCGAATTCTGCACATTGAAGATGATATCGCTAAGGCTGGCACGCGTAAATTATTTGAAGCTCTTATAAATGAAATTATTTCGGCTGAGAACCCATCTGCATTCAACCAAGGATTAATGGAACTAGGTGCGTTGATCTGCACACCTAAATCTCCCTCTTGCTTACTGTGTCCAGTACAAGATCATTGCCATGCTTTTGCTAAAGGAATTGAGGAAGAGCTTCCCATTAAGTCATCGAAGAAAAAACAAAAAAAAGTTCCTTATCTAGCCCTGGTTATTGAAAATCAGGACGGGGATATACTCATCGAAAAGAGATCGAATGAAGGTCTTTTGGCCTCTATGTGGCAATATCCAATGGTTCCTTTGGCAGACGTAGACAAAAAAGATATGAAGCATTGGTTTTTTGGTGAATATGGGCTGAAAATAGAACTAGGATCCTCTATAGACCATGTGAAGCATGTCTTTTCTCACCTAATATGGGAGATGGAAGTGGTTCGGGCAACTATTGTCGAAGGAGAACTTGATCGACAAAATGCGAGGTTTGTATCAAAAGATAAAATCGATACATTTCCATACCCAGTATCCCATCAGAAAATCCACAGGCATTTATTATAA